In Candidatus Pelagibacter sp. RS39, the following proteins share a genomic window:
- a CDS encoding RluA family pseudouridine synthase, translating into MFKSYIVDSTCNNMRVDRWIRNTIGRIPQGLIEKSLRSGKIKVNKKKIKSSYKIKSNDKIDFHDFKFEERIQQKKISFSPSNRIIKANEDLIIDNNENFIVLNKSAGISVQGGTKSKKNLIDIFKKSEIFSDSKPFSVHRLDKDTSGVFLMAKNRETAQLLTSLFRLRKVHKTYLAICHGELEKNSGEWNDDLVRYDNGKKIIEKARTIYKVIDKNSNSSLVEMKPITGRKHQLRKQLFNVGHSIFGDNKYKSFNKTIGINKELMLHAYEIKFMIKEKKYTYKALLPDYFKKLLKIKRLTYSNLK; encoded by the coding sequence ATGTTTAAAAGTTACATCGTTGACTCAACGTGTAATAATATGCGTGTAGATAGATGGATACGTAATACGATAGGGAGAATCCCCCAAGGACTAATTGAAAAATCTCTTAGATCAGGCAAAATCAAAGTTAATAAAAAAAAAATAAAAAGTTCTTATAAGATAAAATCTAATGACAAAATTGATTTTCATGACTTTAAATTTGAAGAAAGAATTCAACAAAAAAAAATAAGTTTTAGTCCCTCTAATCGAATAATCAAAGCAAATGAAGATTTAATAATAGATAATAATGAAAATTTTATCGTTTTAAATAAAAGTGCTGGTATTTCTGTACAGGGTGGAACAAAATCAAAAAAAAACTTAATTGATATATTCAAAAAAAGTGAAATTTTTTCAGACTCAAAACCTTTCTCTGTCCACAGATTGGACAAAGATACATCAGGTGTTTTTTTAATGGCCAAAAACAGAGAGACAGCACAATTATTAACATCATTGTTTAGATTAAGAAAAGTGCATAAAACTTATCTAGCTATATGTCATGGCGAACTTGAAAAAAATTCAGGAGAATGGAACGATGATTTAGTACGTTATGATAACGGAAAAAAAATTATTGAAAAAGCAAGAACAATTTACAAAGTCATTGATAAAAATTCAAATTCTAGTCTTGTTGAGATGAAACCTATTACTGGTAGAAAACATCAATTAAGAAAACAACTTTTTAATGTTGGTCACTCAATTTTTGGAGACAATAAATATAAATCTTTTAATAAAACAATTGGTATCAATAAAGAATTAATGCTTCATGCTTATGAAATAAAATTCATGATTAAAGAAAAAAAATATACTTATAAAGCTTTACTACCTGATTATTTTAAAAAATTATTAAAAATTAAAAGACTTACTTATTCAAATTTGAAATAA
- the rplQ gene encoding 50S ribosomal protein L17: MRHGFANKKLNRTSEHRKALLKNMLNSLIKYEQIKTTLPKAKFLKPQADKIITLGKKDTLHNTKALVSQLQDIKSANKVKKTLSKRYEKRSGGYTRIIKAGFRYGDNAPMAIIEFVDRDVEAKKVDKKKKSPSKVPEKKEDKKLVATSK; encoded by the coding sequence ATGAGACACGGATTTGCTAATAAGAAGCTTAATAGAACATCTGAGCATAGAAAAGCACTGTTAAAAAACATGCTTAATTCTCTGATAAAATATGAGCAAATCAAAACAACTTTACCAAAGGCAAAGTTTTTAAAGCCTCAAGCAGATAAGATTATTACATTAGGTAAGAAAGATACCCTTCATAACACTAAAGCTTTAGTTTCACAGTTACAAGACATTAAATCTGCAAATAAAGTTAAAAAGACATTATCAAAAAGATACGAAAAAAGATCAGGTGGTTATACAAGAATAATTAAAGCTGGTTTCAGATACGGTGATAATGCACCGATGGCAATTATTGAATTTGTAGACAGAGATGTTGAAGCAAAAAAAGTAGATAAAAAGAAAAAATCTCCTTCAAAAGTGCCTGAAAAAAAAGAAGATAAAAAACTAGTAGCTACATCAAAATAA
- a CDS encoding DNA-directed RNA polymerase subunit alpha — protein METENVNIKNWKSLIKPSKIDVQMSDDLSKAKIVAEPLEKGYGLTLGNSLRRILLSSIRGAAVTSIQIDGVLHEFTSIKGVREDVTDIVLNVKSLALKSSSEGTKKLILDAKGPGEIKASDITPVADVEILNPELVICNLDENTSFHMEMNVNTGKGYVPAELNKPEEPPLGLIAIDSLYSPVKKVSYSVSTAREGKALDYDKLTMEVETDGSISAEDAVAYSARIFQDQLKMFINFDEPVEAPVKEVSTEPEFNKNLLRKVDELELSVRSMNCLKNDNIIYIGDLVQKSEGEMLRTPNFGRKSLNEIKEVLTGMSLYLGMEIPNWPPDNIAEMSKKLEEAI, from the coding sequence ATGGAAACTGAAAATGTAAATATTAAAAACTGGAAATCTCTTATTAAACCATCAAAGATTGATGTTCAAATGAGTGATGATTTATCTAAAGCAAAAATAGTAGCTGAGCCTTTAGAAAAAGGTTATGGTTTAACTTTGGGTAATTCATTAAGAAGAATTTTATTATCTTCGATTAGAGGTGCAGCAGTCACATCTATACAAATAGACGGTGTATTACATGAGTTTACCTCTATAAAAGGTGTAAGAGAAGATGTTACAGATATAGTCTTAAATGTAAAATCTTTAGCATTAAAGTCATCTTCTGAAGGCACTAAGAAACTTATTTTAGATGCAAAAGGACCTGGTGAAATAAAAGCTTCCGATATAACCCCAGTAGCTGATGTTGAGATTTTAAATCCTGAATTAGTAATTTGTAATTTAGATGAAAACACAAGTTTTCACATGGAGATGAATGTTAATACAGGAAAAGGTTACGTGCCAGCTGAACTAAACAAACCTGAGGAACCACCTTTAGGATTGATTGCTATAGACTCTTTATACAGTCCTGTAAAAAAAGTTTCTTATTCTGTAAGCACCGCGAGAGAAGGTAAAGCGCTAGACTATGATAAACTTACAATGGAAGTTGAAACAGATGGTTCAATATCAGCAGAAGATGCTGTAGCCTATTCTGCTAGAATTTTCCAAGATCAACTTAAAATGTTTATTAATTTTGATGAGCCAGTAGAGGCACCTGTTAAAGAAGTATCAACAGAACCTGAATTTAATAAAAATTTATTAAGAAAAGTTGATGAGTTGGAATTGTCTGTTAGATCAATGAATTGTTTAAAAAATGATAACATAATTTATATTGGTGATCTTGTTCAAAAGTCTGAAGGTGAAATGCTTAGAACACCAAATTTTGGAAGAAAATCACTCAATGAAATTAAAGAGGTTTTAACAGGAATGTCATTGTATTTGGGTATGGAGATACCAAACTGGCCACCAGATAACATTGCTGAAATGTCTAAAAAGCTAGAGGAAGCTATCTAA
- the rpsK gene encoding 30S ribosomal protein S11, whose product MAKVDKVEKKDQKNEKSVSKVKKSSYSKKKKVKKNILNGIAYVQSTFNNTIISIADTNGNVVSWASAGQKGFKGSRKSTPYAAQIAADAAASKALEYGMKTLSVEVKGPGSGRETALRALQARGFKILSIKDTTPMPHNGTRPPKKRRV is encoded by the coding sequence ATGGCTAAAGTTGATAAGGTTGAAAAGAAAGACCAAAAAAATGAAAAGAGTGTAAGTAAAGTTAAAAAGAGCTCTTACTCTAAAAAGAAAAAAGTTAAAAAAAACATTTTGAACGGTATTGCTTATGTTCAATCAACTTTTAATAATACTATTATCTCTATCGCAGACACAAATGGAAATGTAGTTTCATGGGCTTCAGCAGGCCAAAAAGGTTTTAAAGGTTCTAGGAAATCTACACCATATGCTGCACAAATTGCTGCTGATGCAGCTGCATCAAAGGCTTTAGAATATGGAATGAAAACATTATCAGTTGAAGTTAAAGGACCTGGCTCAGGAAGAGAAACAGCATTAAGAGCTTTACAAGCAAGAGGATTTAAAATTTTATCAATTAAAGATACAACACCGATGCCACATAATGGTACTAGACCACCAAAAAAAAGGAGAGTTTAA
- the rpsM gene encoding 30S ribosomal protein S13 → MARIAGINIPQNKLVHVGLTYIYGIGDKFSSQICSSLKIPKEKRVNQLTDDEILKIREYIDQNFKVEGDLRRDYSLSIKRLIDLACYRGSRHRKKLPVRGQRTRCNARTRKGKAIAIAGKKLTPLKK, encoded by the coding sequence ATGGCTCGTATTGCAGGTATAAATATTCCACAGAACAAACTTGTTCATGTAGGTCTTACGTACATTTATGGTATTGGTGATAAGTTTTCTTCGCAAATTTGTTCATCATTAAAAATTCCAAAAGAAAAAAGAGTGAATCAACTAACTGATGATGAAATCCTTAAAATTAGAGAATACATAGATCAAAATTTCAAAGTCGAGGGAGATTTGAGAAGAGATTATTCATTAAGTATAAAAAGATTAATAGATCTAGCTTGCTACAGAGGATCAAGACATAGAAAAAAATTACCTGTTAGAGGTCAAAGAACTAGATGTAATGCAAGGACAAGAAAAGGTAAAGCAATTGCAATTGCTGGTAAAAAATTAACTCCACTTAAAAAATAA
- a CDS encoding adenylate kinase: MNVILFGPPGAGKGTQAKFLVNQLNNFQISTGDMLRDEIQKNSEIGKKIVEDMSEGRFVSDEIVNSLIENVVFDSKKKNKLIFDGYPRSLTQAKNLEKLLDKTNQKIDFVFFLNVNKETIIKRIEQRKSIENRSDDDLNTIVKRYDKYMETTKPVLDFYSKNSNFYELDGSSKIEEITAKINSFLNV, from the coding sequence GTGAATGTAATTTTGTTTGGACCTCCAGGAGCAGGAAAAGGCACACAAGCTAAATTTTTAGTTAATCAATTAAATAATTTCCAAATTTCTACAGGTGATATGTTGAGAGATGAAATTCAAAAAAACTCTGAAATAGGTAAAAAGATAGTTGAAGACATGAGCGAAGGTAGATTTGTTAGCGATGAAATAGTTAATTCATTAATTGAAAATGTGGTATTTGATTCAAAAAAGAAAAATAAACTAATATTTGATGGGTATCCTAGATCCCTGACACAAGCTAAAAACTTAGAAAAATTATTAGATAAAACAAATCAAAAAATTGATTTTGTGTTTTTTCTTAATGTAAATAAAGAGACGATAATCAAAAGAATTGAACAAAGAAAAAGTATAGAAAATAGATCTGATGACGATTTAAATACTATTGTGAAAAGATACGATAAATACATGGAAACCACTAAACCTGTTCTAGACTTCTATTCTAAAAATTCTAATTTTTATGAGTTAGATGGCAGTTCTAAAATTGAGGAAATAACAGCTAAAATCAACAGTTTTCTCAATGTTTAA